One genomic region from uncultured Subdoligranulum sp. encodes:
- a CDS encoding transglycosylase domain-containing protein translates to MGGAKSGNGATGQFDPVNPQDPKKKKKKKRRSIPGMILRFIGCVFCVGIMLCSVGGVLLSMYIVQVTADDGEVLDLDNQKNKQTTIIYDKNGNEYATLTQGENRIWRELSAMPENLQHAVIAIEDKDFYHEPGINIKRTIGAALNEFTDHAIYGSQQGASTLEQQLVKNLTGDDEVDKMRKVREIFRALGLANRYSKETILEAYLNTIPLTGIVCGMEAGAQEYFGKHVEDLTLSECAVLASITKNPTAYNPFTNPENLITRRNHVLYEMYTQGYITEDEYNSACAETITLTETSSSTENATRSSQNSYFTDALYYELLNDLQEKLNMTADEAKSMIFNGGLRVYSTVDPEVQTAIENAMYDAEGNIPALWHEEAVCLRDYPADTSSWDEVQFDENTGLPLTKDGLAVYGVDDIPVYTDDEHTTLKMGTSTDDNYPNDDTEYLCVYETVRTQAAIATLDYDGNILGIGGGVGEKKYDLGTNRATIPHQTGSTMKPIGAYCLALDYKLINYSSQVLDAPFYAAEDKRVLKDQYSYMDPYSEAAQSRSDVWRAWPTNYGGAGGQGNPMLVYDALRQSYNTVAVWVGNMVGVDFLYNFVHDTLECTYIDAETDMDLGPLVLGSQSHGMTVVQLAGAYSIFYDGTFTTPHYYTEITDYQGNEVLDNTKYINTIQAIDPTTAYIMNRMMANVLKSGGTASGMAPEGDIEAVAKTGTTSDYKDYTFAGLTPYYVTTLWWGCDKPTSLYELGRAGRSGKPIQLVWKSLMETLQADKEAAEFPMPDGVVAKQFDTSTGAIVSGGGATGYYTEDNLPDDSYSTPEVDPYAALAQQAAEGAQATDSTQPADATAQPAA, encoded by the coding sequence ATGGGTGGCGCAAAGTCTGGAAACGGTGCCACGGGGCAGTTTGACCCGGTCAATCCGCAGGACCCCAAGAAGAAAAAGAAGAAGAAACGCCGCAGTATTCCCGGCATGATTCTTCGGTTCATCGGCTGTGTGTTCTGCGTGGGCATCATGCTTTGCAGTGTGGGCGGTGTGCTGCTGTCGATGTATATCGTGCAGGTCACCGCGGATGACGGCGAGGTCCTGGACCTGGACAACCAGAAAAACAAGCAGACCACCATCATCTACGACAAGAACGGCAACGAGTACGCCACGCTGACCCAGGGCGAAAACCGTATCTGGCGCGAACTTTCGGCCATGCCGGAGAATCTGCAGCATGCGGTCATCGCCATCGAGGACAAGGACTTCTACCACGAGCCCGGCATCAACATCAAGCGTACCATCGGCGCGGCCCTCAACGAGTTCACCGACCACGCCATCTACGGCTCCCAGCAGGGTGCTTCCACGCTGGAGCAGCAGCTGGTCAAGAACTTGACCGGCGACGATGAGGTGGACAAGATGCGTAAGGTGCGCGAAATTTTCCGCGCCCTGGGTCTTGCCAACCGCTACAGCAAGGAGACCATCCTGGAAGCCTACCTGAACACCATCCCGCTGACGGGCATTGTCTGCGGCATGGAGGCGGGCGCCCAGGAATATTTCGGCAAGCATGTGGAGGATCTGACCCTGTCGGAGTGCGCGGTGCTGGCTTCCATCACCAAGAACCCCACGGCGTACAATCCCTTCACCAACCCGGAAAACCTCATCACCCGGCGCAACCACGTGCTGTATGAGATGTATACCCAGGGGTATATCACCGAGGATGAGTACAATTCCGCCTGTGCCGAGACCATCACGCTGACCGAGACCAGCAGCTCCACCGAGAACGCCACCCGTTCCTCCCAGAACTCCTACTTCACCGATGCGCTCTACTATGAGCTGCTCAACGATCTGCAGGAGAAGCTGAACATGACGGCGGACGAGGCCAAGTCGATGATCTTCAACGGCGGTCTGCGCGTCTACTCCACCGTGGACCCCGAGGTCCAGACGGCCATCGAGAATGCCATGTACGACGCGGAGGGCAACATCCCGGCGCTGTGGCATGAGGAGGCAGTCTGCTTGCGGGATTACCCGGCGGATACCAGCAGCTGGGACGAAGTCCAGTTCGACGAGAACACCGGTCTGCCGCTGACCAAGGATGGTCTGGCAGTGTACGGCGTGGACGACATCCCGGTCTACACCGATGACGAGCATACCACCCTCAAGATGGGTACTTCCACCGACGACAACTACCCCAACGATGATACCGAGTACCTCTGCGTGTACGAAACGGTGCGCACCCAGGCGGCCATTGCCACGCTGGACTATGACGGCAACATCCTGGGTATTGGCGGCGGTGTCGGTGAGAAGAAATACGACCTGGGCACCAACCGCGCCACCATCCCGCACCAGACCGGTTCTACCATGAAACCCATCGGTGCCTACTGCCTGGCGCTGGACTACAAGCTGATCAACTACTCCTCCCAGGTGCTGGATGCGCCTTTCTATGCGGCGGAGGACAAGCGGGTGCTGAAGGATCAGTATTCCTATATGGATCCGTATTCCGAAGCGGCCCAGTCCCGTTCGGATGTCTGGCGTGCCTGGCCCACCAACTACGGCGGCGCCGGCGGTCAGGGCAACCCCATGCTGGTGTACGACGCCCTGCGTCAGTCCTACAACACGGTGGCTGTCTGGGTCGGCAACATGGTGGGCGTGGACTTCCTGTACAACTTTGTCCACGATACCCTGGAATGCACCTATATCGACGCTGAGACCGATATGGACCTGGGCCCGCTGGTGCTGGGTTCCCAGAGTCACGGTATGACGGTGGTGCAGCTGGCCGGTGCCTACAGCATCTTCTATGACGGCACCTTCACCACGCCGCACTACTACACCGAGATCACCGACTACCAGGGCAACGAGGTGCTGGATAACACCAAGTATATCAACACCATTCAGGCCATTGACCCGACCACGGCCTATATCATGAACCGCATGATGGCCAACGTCCTGAAGAGCGGCGGTACGGCCAGCGGCATGGCGCCGGAAGGCGACATCGAGGCGGTGGCCAAGACCGGTACGACCAGTGACTACAAGGATTACACCTTTGCGGGTCTGACGCCCTACTATGTCACCACGCTGTGGTGGGGTTGCGACAAGCCCACCAGCCTGTATGAGCTGGGGCGTGCGGGCCGCAGCGGCAAGCCCATCCAGCTGGTCTGGAAGTCGCTGATGGAAACCCTGCAGGCCGACAAGGAGGCGGCAGAGTTCCCCATGCCGGATGGCGTTGTGGCCAAGCAGTTCGATACCTCCACCGGTGCGATTGTTTCGGGCGGCGGTGCCACGGGCTACTACACCGAGGACAACCTCCCCGACGACAGCTATTCGACGCCGGAAGTGGATCCCTACGCGGCGCTGGCACAGCAGGCGGCGGAGGGCGCGCAGGCTACGGATTCGACCCAGCCTGCGGATGCCACCGCCCAGCCGGCAGCCTGA
- a CDS encoding acyl carrier protein, giving the protein MTEQDILTAVQDIFRDNFDDDTLVITRDTCADDIEDWDSLEQINLLTAIEKKFNIKFKLSDVRGLKDVGDLLDLVARMV; this is encoded by the coding sequence ATGACCGAACAGGATATTTTGACTGCGGTGCAGGATATTTTCCGTGACAACTTCGACGACGACACGCTGGTCATCACCCGCGATACCTGCGCCGACGACATCGAGGACTGGGACAGCCTGGAACAGATCAACCTGCTGACCGCCATCGAAAAGAAATTCAATATCAAGTTCAAGCTCTCGGATGTCCGCGGCCTCAAGGACGTGGGCGACCTGCTGGACCTGGTGGCCCGCATGGTCTGA
- a CDS encoding SDR family oxidoreductase — MSYTYLITGATSDVGRALIARLLNGAPDALVLAQGCGDLDKLASLCQRFPGQVRPFDVDLSDRAKVDTFMQLLETSAPAPTHFIHLPALPVINTKFKAFDQTRFDKDLEIEVHSAIRICRGILPAMARAKFGRVLFIQTSYTIGCPPKNTAAYVMAKSAIGGLVKSLAVEYAKFGVTVNCVAPSMMETHFLKDTPDLIVQAAAADNPMGRNATPEDVVPAMAFLLSDEAGFITGVTLPVTGGSAIV; from the coding sequence ATGTCGTATACGTATCTGATCACCGGCGCCACCAGCGATGTGGGCCGTGCCCTGATCGCCCGCCTGCTGAACGGCGCCCCCGACGCGCTGGTCCTTGCCCAGGGCTGCGGCGATCTGGACAAGCTGGCGTCCCTGTGCCAGCGTTTTCCGGGACAGGTCCGTCCCTTTGACGTGGATCTGTCCGACCGGGCCAAGGTAGACACCTTCATGCAGCTGCTGGAGACCTCTGCCCCCGCCCCCACCCACTTCATCCATCTGCCGGCGCTCCCCGTGATCAACACCAAGTTCAAGGCCTTCGACCAGACCCGCTTCGACAAGGACCTGGAAATTGAAGTGCACAGCGCCATCCGCATCTGCCGGGGCATTCTGCCCGCCATGGCCCGGGCCAAGTTCGGCCGGGTGCTCTTTATCCAGACCAGCTACACCATCGGCTGCCCGCCCAAAAACACCGCCGCCTACGTGATGGCCAAGAGCGCCATCGGCGGCCTGGTGAAGAGCCTGGCCGTGGAGTATGCCAAGTTCGGTGTCACGGTGAACTGCGTGGCCCCCAGCATGATGGAGACCCACTTCCTCAAGGACACTCCCGACCTCATCGTGCAGGCAGCGGCGGCCGACAACCCCATGGGCCGCAACGCCACCCCAGAGGACGTAGTGCCCGCCATGGCGTTCCTGCTCTCCGACGAGGCGGGCTTCATTACCGGCGTGACGCTGCCGGTGACGGGAGGTTCGGCCATTGTCTGA
- a CDS encoding MaoC family dehydratase has product MNHYTLAEMVPGLTEEFTVTVTAEMMEAFRTITGDVSPIHIDADYAKDRGYPGRVVYGMLGASFFSTLAGVYLPGEHCLLHGVECKFAKPVFIGDTLTVKGTVLRVSEIGSEAEIKAVITNQNGQRVTRGIIKAGLAK; this is encoded by the coding sequence ATGAACCACTATACCCTGGCTGAGATGGTGCCCGGCCTGACCGAGGAATTCACCGTCACGGTCACCGCCGAGATGATGGAGGCCTTCCGGACCATTACCGGTGATGTCTCCCCCATCCACATCGACGCCGACTACGCCAAGGACCGCGGCTATCCCGGCCGGGTGGTCTACGGCATGCTGGGTGCCAGCTTTTTCTCCACGCTGGCCGGCGTGTACCTGCCCGGCGAGCACTGCCTGCTCCACGGCGTGGAGTGCAAGTTTGCCAAGCCGGTCTTTATCGGCGACACCCTGACCGTGAAAGGCACCGTCCTGCGGGTCAGCGAGATCGGCAGCGAGGCCGAGATCAAGGCCGTCATCACCAACCAGAACGGCCAGCGCGTCACCCGGGGTATCATCAAAGCAGGCCTTGCCAAATAA
- a CDS encoding HU family DNA-binding protein: protein MTRSQLITKVANDTGMTSGEVEKVMDCIFGTIGDVLKGGDKVTIAGFGRFEMRERQTKNFTNPKTKVTSKLEPTAIPGFKASGRLKEKVAQ from the coding sequence ATGACGAGATCTCAGTTGATTACCAAAGTTGCAAACGACACCGGCATGACCAGCGGCGAAGTGGAAAAGGTCATGGACTGCATTTTCGGCACCATCGGTGACGTGCTCAAGGGCGGCGACAAGGTTACGATTGCGGGTTTTGGCCGTTTTGAGATGCGGGAGCGCCAGACCAAGAACTTTACCAATCCCAAGACGAAGGTGACCAGCAAGCTGGAGCCCACCGCCATCCCCGGCTTCAAGGCCAGCGGCCGCCTCAAGGAGAAGGTCGCCCAGTAA